The following proteins are encoded in a genomic region of Arcobacter cloacae:
- a CDS encoding response regulator transcription factor, with amino-acid sequence MKTLKILLIEDDLQMQRFIAEYLKDYGFDCNVFENPKDAIENFKKEDYELIILDLMLPDMDGFDLFKKLKSIKDTPIIISSARGDIGNKIHGFELGADDYLAKPYEPRELVLRIENVLRKTFKKTIKIGDFLIDKENRTVFLDDFPIDFTKIEFDIFIFLCGNLNKISSREQIINATSLDINTKNRTIDMHISNIRYKIGDDSKNPKFIKSVWGIGYKFVG; translated from the coding sequence ATGAAAACATTAAAAATCCTCTTAATTGAAGATGATTTACAAATGCAAAGATTTATTGCAGAATATCTAAAAGATTATGGTTTTGATTGTAATGTATTTGAAAATCCAAAAGATGCCATAGAAAACTTTAAAAAAGAGGATTATGAACTTATAATTCTTGATTTGATGCTTCCTGATATGGATGGATTTGATTTATTTAAAAAACTAAAATCTATTAAAGATACACCTATAATTATCTCCTCAGCAAGGGGTGATATTGGAAATAAAATCCATGGTTTTGAACTTGGAGCCGATGATTATTTAGCAAAACCCTATGAACCTAGAGAATTGGTTTTAAGAATCGAAAATGTTTTAAGAAAAACCTTCAAAAAAACTATAAAAATTGGTGATTTTTTAATAGATAAAGAGAATCGAACAGTTTTTTTAGATGATTTTCCAATAGATTTTACAAAAATAGAGTTTGATATTTTTATCTTTTTATGTGGTAATTTAAATAAAATCTCATCAAGAGAACAGATTATAAACGCAACTTCATTGGATATAAATACAAAAAATAGAACAATTGATATGCATATTTCAAATATAAGATATAAAATAGGAGATGATTCAAAAAATCCTAAATTTATAAAATCTGTTTGGGGTATAGGCTATAAATTTGTAGGATAA
- a CDS encoding ArsS family sensor histidine kinase yields MSIFKKISILFFLSIFVMGLIGFWTNNINNKRVNKLIQEKYLAIVEDIIENIENEILLNKLLNEHHFKTLKKSSGKDFETLYSSKYDFGKVEIIKESFEDEFIILIDYFDKKYIFKAPDEQNIIDKYILNSLVFLDIFLLFLIFVYILKLLSPLKVITKQIENFAQGNLETRIDINSKNEIGTLAKTFNTMAASLENSIKTREELLRDIGHELRTPIAKGKFAIEKIDDFSQKELLKKIFKDLELLTNELLELEKLDLTKLNKTIFNAETLVIEALGKLYLDDESKIDVLIDENFKIQADLYYLSIAVKNLIDNALKYSTHLPIIIEIDKNQISILNKGAKLSKEFEYYLKPFTQELSQRDGFGLGLSIVKKVIDRHDFSLSYSYENDFNIFKINFGK; encoded by the coding sequence ATGTCAATTTTTAAAAAAATCTCTATTTTATTTTTTCTAAGCATATTTGTTATGGGTCTTATTGGTTTTTGGACTAATAATATAAATAATAAAAGGGTAAATAAACTAATTCAAGAAAAATATTTGGCTATTGTAGAAGATATTATTGAAAATATTGAAAATGAAATCCTACTAAATAAATTACTTAATGAACACCACTTTAAAACTTTAAAAAAAAGTTCAGGTAAAGATTTTGAAACTCTTTATTCATCAAAATATGATTTTGGAAAAGTTGAAATTATAAAAGAATCTTTTGAAGATGAATTTATAATCTTAATAGATTATTTTGATAAAAAATATATTTTCAAAGCTCCTGATGAACAAAATATTATTGACAAATATATTTTAAATAGTTTAGTATTTCTTGATATATTTTTATTGTTTCTTATTTTCGTATATATTTTAAAACTACTCTCTCCTTTAAAAGTAATAACTAAACAAATTGAAAATTTTGCACAAGGAAATCTTGAAACAAGAATAGATATAAATTCAAAAAATGAAATAGGAACATTAGCAAAAACATTTAATACTATGGCTGCTTCTTTGGAAAATTCTATAAAAACAAGAGAAGAACTCTTAAGAGATATAGGACACGAACTAAGAACTCCAATTGCAAAAGGAAAATTTGCAATAGAAAAAATAGATGATTTTTCACAAAAAGAGTTATTAAAAAAGATTTTTAAAGATTTAGAACTTTTAACAAATGAACTTTTAGAACTTGAAAAATTAGATTTAACTAAATTAAATAAAACAATTTTTAATGCAGAAACTTTAGTTATTGAGGCTTTAGGAAAATTATATTTAGATGATGAATCAAAAATAGATGTTTTAATAGATGAAAATTTTAAAATTCAAGCAGATTTATATTATCTTTCAATTGCTGTAAAAAATCTAATCGATAATGCTTTAAAATACTCAACTCACCTACCAATAATTATAGAAATAGATAAAAATCAAATCTCTATTTTAAACAAAGGTGCAAAACTCTCTAAAGAGTTTGAATACTACTTAAAACCTTTTACACAAGAGTTATCACAAAGAGATGGTTTTGGTTTGGGTCTTAGTATAGTAAAAAAAGTAATAGATAGACATGATTTTTCACTCTCTTACTCTTATGAAAATGATTTCAACATCTTTAAAATTAATTTTGGTAAATAA
- the yedE gene encoding selenium metabolism membrane protein YedE/FdhT, protein MLKGFCVEYFKQFRQTYMVNFWRPTPAVIALGVLAAYYFGITGTYWAVTGEFTRWGGHILQFFGVDISNWGYYKIMKMEGTSLTRIDGVMIIGMFAGCIAAAFWGNNVKLRMPASNIRIAQALIGGIIAGFGARLGMGCNLASLFTGIPQFSVHAWFFTIAMIVGVYLGAKVTMLPFFQSKIKLQKVSCSKELQKDETQIKSFFKFGTFVFIAAIIWALYLIFFANSEKLGIAVLFGCAFGLLIAKAQICFTSAFRDIFTTGRNELAIAIIIGMAVSTIGVFSYIMIGTPAKIMWAGPNAILGGLLFGFGIVLAGGCECGWMYRAVEGQVHFWIVGIGNVIGATFLAFTWDSFSISLATSWPKINLLESFGSYGGLFMNYILLFLLFLLILKLERNYKQKLKNKGN, encoded by the coding sequence ATGTTGAAAGGATTTTGCGTGGAATATTTCAAGCAATTTAGACAAACCTATATGGTTAATTTTTGGCGTCCAACACCTGCTGTTATAGCACTTGGGGTGCTTGCAGCTTACTATTTTGGTATAACTGGAACATATTGGGCAGTTACAGGAGAGTTTACAAGATGGGGAGGTCACATCTTACAATTTTTTGGTGTTGATATCAGCAATTGGGGATATTACAAAATCATGAAGATGGAAGGAACTTCCCTAACTCGTATTGATGGAGTGATGATTATTGGTATGTTTGCTGGTTGTATTGCTGCTGCTTTTTGGGGAAATAATGTAAAACTTAGAATGCCTGCTAGCAATATTAGAATTGCTCAAGCTTTAATAGGTGGAATAATCGCAGGATTTGGAGCAAGACTTGGAATGGGATGTAACTTAGCTAGTTTATTTACAGGAATTCCTCAATTTTCAGTGCATGCTTGGTTTTTTACAATTGCTATGATTGTTGGTGTTTATTTAGGAGCAAAAGTTACTATGCTTCCATTTTTTCAATCAAAAATCAAACTTCAAAAAGTATCTTGTAGTAAAGAGTTGCAAAAAGATGAAACACAAATAAAATCATTTTTTAAATTTGGTACTTTTGTATTTATTGCTGCAATTATTTGGGCTTTATATTTAATATTTTTTGCAAATAGTGAAAAACTTGGTATTGCTGTACTTTTTGGTTGTGCTTTTGGTTTATTAATTGCAAAAGCTCAAATTTGTTTTACATCAGCATTTAGAGATATTTTTACAACAGGAAGAAATGAACTTGCTATTGCTATTATTATTGGTATGGCTGTTTCAACTATTGGTGTTTTTAGTTACATTATGATTGGAACTCCTGCAAAAATTATGTGGGCAGGACCAAATGCGATACTTGGTGGATTATTGTTTGGTTTTGGAATTGTACTTGCTGGTGGTTGTGAATGTGGTTGGATGTATAGAGCTGTTGAAGGACAAGTTCACTTTTGGATTGTTGGAATTGGAAATGTAATAGGAGCAACTTTTCTTGCATTTACTTGGGATAGTTTTTCAATATCACTTGCAACTTCTTGGCCAAAAATAAATCTTCTTGAATCATTTGGTTCTTATGGTGGATTATTTATGAATTATATTTTGCTATTTTTACTATTTTTATTAATTTTAAAACTAGAAAGAAATTACAAACAAAAACTAAAAAATAAAGGAAATTAA
- the yedF gene encoding sulfurtransferase-like selenium metabolism protein YedF: MKENIIPDYRLDMQGEPCPYPAVKTLEAMESLQKGEILEIISDCPQSINNIPIDAKNHGYKVLNIDSSGPTIKYLIQK, encoded by the coding sequence ATGAAAGAAAATATTATTCCAGATTATAGACTTGATATGCAAGGTGAACCTTGTCCATATCCTGCTGTTAAAACACTTGAAGCAATGGAAAGTTTACAAAAAGGTGAAATCTTAGAAATTATAAGTGATTGTCCACAAAGTATAAATAATATTCCAATTGATGCAAAAAATCATGGATATAAGGTTTTAAATATAGATAGTAGTGGTCCAACTATTAAATATTTAATACAAAAATAA
- a CDS encoding FAD-dependent thymidylate synthase has protein sequence MIQLINKKENIFEDNIAFVEQWDFSKANLNEENRILAITQVASICYQSPKALGSESLYNRLMAESQGLPSSSFEFVPVLLDPLNSKHQEILALEYSNTKKFGELICEGKYLLTNYRALVYDFENNPKAYSFDIRTTYNTLEECNIIKEHFKVFLYKVDFPTRSQMVRHRVNWQELSRRYVSGKRVPFDFYISEKMKDVTSDAGDTQKILDICLEHYYKALEEGVKPQEARRIIPQAGYSQIWGGFQPTQLENYFKLRLDSHAQWEIRKTAEAMKELIEK, from the coding sequence ATGATTCAACTTATAAACAAAAAAGAAAATATTTTTGAAGATAACATCGCATTTGTTGAGCAATGGGATTTTTCAAAGGCAAATCTAAATGAAGAGAATAGAATCTTAGCTATTACTCAAGTTGCATCAATTTGTTATCAATCACCAAAAGCCTTAGGAAGTGAAAGTTTATATAACAGACTTATGGCTGAGTCTCAAGGATTACCCTCTTCTTCTTTTGAATTTGTACCTGTTTTACTAGACCCTTTAAATTCTAAACATCAAGAAATTTTAGCACTTGAATATTCAAACACTAAAAAATTTGGTGAATTAATATGTGAAGGAAAATATTTACTTACAAATTATAGAGCTTTAGTTTATGATTTTGAAAACAATCCAAAAGCTTACTCTTTTGATATTCGAACTACTTATAACACACTTGAAGAGTGTAATATTATCAAAGAGCATTTCAAGGTATTTTTATACAAAGTTGATTTCCCAACTCGTTCTCAAATGGTAAGACACAGAGTTAATTGGCAAGAGCTTAGTAGAAGATATGTAAGTGGAAAAAGAGTTCCTTTTGATTTTTATATTAGTGAAAAAATGAAAGATGTTACAAGCGATGCTGGTGATACTCAAAAGATTTTAGATATTTGTTTAGAACACTATTATAAAGCATTAGAAGAAGGTGTTAAACCTCAAGAAGCTAGACGTATAATCCCACAAGCTGGATATTCTCAAATTTGGGGTGGTTTCCAACCAACTCAACTTGAAAATTACTTCAAATTAAGACTTGATTCTCACGCTCAATGGGAAATTAGAAAAACAGCAGAAGCTATGAAAGAGTTAATAGAAAAATAA
- a CDS encoding glutaminase, translated as MNYQSILEEIESEIQPLFNEGKVASYIPALANVNPNQFSMSIQMFDGTSFGIGEVNKKFSIQSISKVFTFTLALNHYGKELYKRVGHEPSGNPFNSLVQLEYENGIPRNPFINAGAIVTADSLVSIYKDSSFKNILNFIKKVSNDETITYDEEIFNSELEHGFRNYALINMIKSFGNIHNNIDDVIKTYFKQCSIMMSPAQLAKSMLFLANHGENPLTNECIITESKAKRINSLMLTCGHYDASGDFAYKVGLPGKSGVGGGIVAIVPKKMAICVYSPRLNTQGNSLIGTKALELFTTKTGLSIF; from the coding sequence ATGAACTATCAATCAATTTTAGAAGAAATTGAATCAGAGATTCAACCTTTATTTAATGAAGGGAAAGTTGCAAGTTATATTCCAGCACTTGCAAATGTAAATCCAAATCAATTTTCAATGTCAATTCAAATGTTTGATGGAACATCTTTTGGCATTGGAGAAGTAAATAAAAAATTTTCTATTCAAAGTATCTCTAAAGTTTTCACATTTACTCTTGCTTTAAATCACTATGGAAAAGAGCTATATAAAAGAGTAGGACATGAACCATCAGGAAATCCTTTTAACTCTTTAGTTCAACTTGAATATGAAAATGGAATTCCAAGAAATCCATTTATAAATGCAGGAGCAATAGTAACTGCTGATAGTTTAGTTTCAATTTATAAAGATAGTAGTTTTAAAAATATTTTAAATTTTATAAAAAAAGTATCAAATGATGAAACAATAACTTATGATGAAGAGATTTTTAATTCAGAATTAGAACATGGTTTTAGAAATTATGCTTTAATAAATATGATAAAAAGTTTTGGAAATATTCATAATAATATAGATGATGTGATTAAAACTTATTTTAAACAATGCTCTATTATGATGAGCCCAGCTCAACTTGCAAAATCTATGCTTTTTTTAGCTAATCATGGAGAAAATCCCCTTACAAATGAGTGTATAATAACTGAATCAAAGGCAAAAAGAATCAACTCTTTGATGCTAACTTGTGGTCATTATGATGCAAGTGGTGATTTTGCATATAAAGTTGGACTTCCTGGAAAAAGTGGAGTTGGTGGAGGAATTGTTGCAATTGTTCCAAAAAAAATGGCAATTTGTGTATATTCTCCAAGATTAAATACTCAAGGAAACTCACTTATTGGTACAAAAGCTTTAGAATTATTTACTACAAAAACTGGTTTATCAATTTTTTAA
- a CDS encoding trimeric intracellular cation channel family protein: MTALEIADIIGIICFALSGFLIAVHYKLDILGVFISSFLTALGGGMIRDVLADRTPYVFTTNLPVILVVATVVIALLFKLHKIDDLEGKTAFIISDAVGLVSFSITGSIVAIQNEFNFLGVLILAFLTAVGGGTIRDILINRVPSILVSEFYATVALIIATIIFVLELLHLRSLPVLTVVFIFGVALRLLAYYRNWHLPTLSKE, from the coding sequence ATGACTGCATTAGAAATAGCTGATATTATAGGAATTATCTGTTTTGCATTAAGTGGATTTTTAATTGCTGTTCATTATAAACTTGATATTTTGGGAGTTTTTATCTCTTCATTTCTAACAGCCCTTGGTGGTGGAATGATAAGAGATGTTCTAGCAGATAGAACTCCTTATGTTTTTACTACAAATCTACCTGTTATTTTAGTTGTGGCTACTGTTGTAATTGCTTTATTATTCAAACTTCATAAAATTGATGATTTAGAAGGAAAAACTGCATTTATAATCTCTGATGCTGTTGGATTAGTCTCTTTTTCAATTACAGGTTCTATTGTTGCCATTCAAAATGAATTTAACTTCTTAGGTGTGTTAATACTTGCATTTTTAACAGCTGTTGGAGGAGGAACAATCAGAGATATTTTAATAAATAGAGTTCCTTCTATTTTAGTATCAGAATTTTATGCTACAGTTGCCTTAATTATTGCTACTATTATCTTTGTTCTTGAACTTTTACATTTAAGAAGTTTGCCTGTTTTAACTGTTGTTTTTATTTTTGGAGTTGCGTTAAGACTTCTTGCATATTATAGAAATTGGCATTTACCAACTTTATCAAAAGAATAA
- the purN gene encoding phosphoribosylglycinamide formyltransferase, whose amino-acid sequence MKKIGILASYNGSGFETIQKAIQNNELDAKVVVVITNNTNAGVLQKALSYDIPHFIINAKKYPNEDLDEKITKLLLEFECDYIFLSGYMKKIESKLLSAFPNKIINTHPAILPSIYGGVGMYGRFVHEAIIKNGEKKSGVTIHYVNEVYDEGEKILVKELELAEDETVDSLENRIKELEKEAIIEAFKKLLA is encoded by the coding sequence ATGAAAAAAATAGGAATTTTAGCCTCTTATAATGGAAGTGGTTTTGAAACTATCCAAAAAGCTATACAAAATAATGAACTTGATGCAAAAGTGGTTGTAGTAATTACAAATAATACAAACGCAGGAGTTTTACAAAAAGCTCTATCATATGATATTCCTCATTTTATAATAAATGCCAAAAAATATCCAAATGAAGATTTAGATGAGAAAATAACTAAATTACTTTTGGAATTTGAGTGTGATTATATATTTTTATCTGGTTATATGAAAAAAATTGAATCAAAACTTTTAAGTGCATTTCCAAATAAAATAATAAATACTCACCCAGCAATTTTACCTTCAATTTATGGTGGAGTTGGAATGTATGGAAGATTTGTTCATGAAGCTATTATTAAAAATGGTGAAAAAAAATCTGGTGTTACAATTCATTATGTAAATGAAGTTTATGATGAAGGTGAAAAAATCTTAGTAAAAGAGCTTGAACTTGCTGAAGATGAAACAGTTGATAGTTTAGAAAATAGAATAAAAGAGCTTGAAAAAGAGGCTATTATAGAAGCATTTAAAAAACTACTAGCCTAA